In Roseovarius arcticus, the genomic stretch CGTAGACCCTGATTGAGGCGTTTCACCATTTGCGACAGTTTGGCAGCCCAAGCGGAATTGCGTCGTCATAGCACGGACCCTGACCACAGCCGCACTGACCCAACAATCACGCATCTTCAGCCACAGTTAGAAACTGAAATGATGGCCCCTACACAAAGGAATATCGAATGTCGGAACTTATTGTCGTTGCATATGACACGCCCGCCAAAGCCGAGGCCGCGCGAAAAGAACTCTTTGGAATGGCAAAGGAATATCTTGTCGAGATTGCCGATGCCGTTATCGCGACGACGGACAAGGACCGGAACATCAAGCTGGACCAAATGGTCAATATGTGGACCGTAGGTGCCACCGGTGGCGCGTTTTGGGGCCTTCTGGCAGGTCTAATCTTCTTCAATCCCCTGTTGGGGCTGGCCGTTGGGGCCGGTGCAGGTGCAATTTCAGGCGGTCTTTCTGACTACGGCATCGACGACGACTTCATGAAAGACGTTTCAGGTGCTCTGCAACCGGGTCAAGCCGCGCTGTTCATGATGATGCGGACCGAAGCGTCGGACCGCGTCATTGAGCGCCTGAGCAAGAAGGGCGGACGCATTCTGCGCACGAACCTCGACGCGGATGCCGAAAACCATCTGCGCAACCATTTCGACACCAAACACGCCAAGATGGCCGAGAAACTCTCAAGGGAATAATGCGCAAACAAGGCGGGCACCAATTTTGCCAAGTGAACTACCCACGCTTTGATCGAAAGCCCAATGGCATGACTTTTCGATCGACCCACAAATCGACTATCAGATGGCTCGCGAATGCTTCTTGTCGCGTCCTTGTTCGTGCTTCTGGCGACCTTCGCCTTGCATGTCAGTTGACGGCTTGTGTCCGTTCCGAGACGTACGCGCTCAATTTTCGCCTAGAACCGCTTAATTGGTCTTATGTTGATTTATTTGCCGCAGCCTTTGCGCTGCAACTTAGTCTCGAGATGCACATGTTTTGCACATAGGTGCCCGTTGTCATCATTAAAGCTATGGCGAAACTGTCCACTCCTCCACGGGGAGCTTCTCTTGTCGAACCTTTTCTGCTTCCTAAGGCACTGAAAAATATATGTTCACAAGATTTCAAAGTACATGTCGTATCTGATGTCCACTTTCCTTTCGTGTAGAACAGCCTTGCGCTGCTGCAGCGAGAG encodes the following:
- a CDS encoding DUF1269 domain-containing protein, encoding MSELIVVAYDTPAKAEAARKELFGMAKEYLVEIADAVIATTDKDRNIKLDQMVNMWTVGATGGAFWGLLAGLIFFNPLLGLAVGAGAGAISGGLSDYGIDDDFMKDVSGALQPGQAALFMMMRTEASDRVIERLSKKGGRILRTNLDADAENHLRNHFDTKHAKMAEKLSRE